The genome window CCGGGCGGCGGGGTCGACATGCCGAGGACCTCGAAATCGCCGCCGTCGCGCGACGCCAGCTTCTGCACAATGGTGCCCGGCGGCTCGTGCTGGACGTAGATCCAGCGGGCGAAACCGGGTTTCACGACCACGTACTCGGTGGAGAGAATCCGCAGCTCGAGCACGGACGAGGGCGTGTCGGGGTCGTTGGTCTGGAGCTCGAACTGCTTGCTCAGCGCGACCGGCTTGTCGTGGATCAGCGGGACGCGCACACGGACCTCGCCGGCCTCGCCGGGGGCGAGGGTGGCCGGCTTGCTGACGACTTCGAAGTTCGACGGCTGGACGATCCGCAGGATCTCGAGGGGGGCGTCGCCGGCATTGCGGATCTTGAACGCGTGCTCGACCACCTTGTCGCGCGCGACCTCTCCGGTCTCGTGCAGGCGCTCCTCGACGATCAGTTTCGGCTTCTTCGCGGTCTCGCCCTGAGCCGCGGCCGGAGAGGTGCTGACGAGCAGCGCGAGGCCGCCGAGGATCGCAGCGATCGTGGGCAGGTGGCGCAGCGCGCGTGCGGACGTTTCGTGCGAGGGACGGCGGGATTCGGGATGCGGCATGAAAAGGCACTCCTCAGGTCTGGTGTGGATCTTGCGAAGGCAGGTAACTGTGCCAAACTGTCCCCTGCTGTCGTCGATGTGTGTCAAATCTACCGCGAGAGCTGCATGCTCTCACCTCCATGCACCCCACATGCCATGAGCCGAGCGATTTGCGCAGGTTTGCTGCTGTCCGTCTTCCTGCCGGTGCTGGCCCTCGGTCAGTCGCCGGACGCCGCTGCGCCTTCTGACGCCGCGACCGCTGCCGCGGCAGTTGCGCCGCCCGCGCCCAACGCGCCCAACGCGGCCATCGCGCCCGCCGGCCAGGCTGGACCCGACACCGGGGCTCCCGCCCAGGATCGGGCGGCAGCGGCGAAGAGCGCCGAGGAGGCTCGGCGCAAGGCCCGGGCAGCCGCGTTCGAGCCGCCGGACGGCAAGTGGCTGGTCGACGAGGAGGGCCGCTCCTATTTCATGCGGATCCGTCCCAAGAGCGAGACCTTCCGTCGGATGTCCGAGACCCGGATCCGCATCCCCTACGGTGGCGAGTACGATCTGGCGGGGGAGGACGAAGAGAACTTCTGGATCAAGATCTACCGGCCCTCCGACGAGCCGGTCGTTTCCGCGAAGCTGCCGCAGGGGCTACGGACGCCGACTCCCGAAGAGCTGGCAGCCTCGGCAGCGACCTTCACGGCACCCCTGTCGGAGGTCGACCGCCTGCGCTTTCGATCCTTCGACGCCGGGCTCCCGACCACCGGCCTCTGGCGCAACGGTTTCGACCTCGCCGATCTCGACGGTGACGGGGAGATCGATTTCGTTCACGGCCCGCCGCGCCGCAGTGGCGACCAGCCGCGAGTCTTCCGCGGCGACGGGCACGGGTCGTGGACACCGTATCGGGCCGCTGTTCCGCCCGGCCTGCTCGACTACGGGGATATCAAGGTCGCCGACTTCAACGGCGACGGCAAACCCGACCTGGCTGCGGCGAGCCATCTGCGCGGCATTTCGGTCTTCATCGGTGACGGCGCCGGCAAGTGGACCTCTTGGGGCGAGGGGCTGGACTTCGTCGTGCCGCGGGCAGGCTACGACGGCAGCGGCTTCTCCTCGCGGCGCCTCGAGGTTCTGGACTGGAACCGCGACGGCCGGCCAGACCTCCTAGCGCTCAGCGAAGGGCCGAAGCTCGCCCTGCTGACCACCGGCCCAGACCCGAAGCTGCCGTCTGGAGTGACGACGGCAGCGTTCGGGCCGAGGCTCTACCTGAACAACGGCGACGGCACCTGGACCACGCTGGCCGAGGCCGCAGGCCGGGCCGAGATCTTCGGTGACGATCTGGCCGTGGCCGATTTCGACGCCAACGGGAGCGTCGACTTTCTGACCTCCACCAACGCCATGAGCCGCCATGATCTGCTCTATCTCCAGGGCGACAAGGTCGGCGGCCCCTGGGTCCCGGTGAGCCCGCCGCTGCGGCCGAGTGCCTACGTGAACGCCGTCGCCGCGGGCGACTTCGACAGCGACGGACGCTCGGACATCGCCATGAGCTACACCAGCTTCGAGCTCGGC of Thermoanaerobaculia bacterium contains these proteins:
- a CDS encoding DUF1573 domain-containing protein gives rise to the protein MPHPESRRPSHETSARALRHLPTIAAILGGLALLVSTSPAAAQGETAKKPKLIVEERLHETGEVARDKVVEHAFKIRNAGDAPLEILRIVQPSNFEVVSKPATLAPGEAGEVRVRVPLIHDKPVALSKQFELQTNDPDTPSSVLELRILSTEYVVVKPGFARWIYVQHEPPGTIVQKLASRDGGDFEVLGMSTPPPGITTSMKAAQKEAGSPREWHIDLALSADAPIGPIAGTLLVQVKHPKQSVVPIPLSGFVRPAIVATPNAIHLGEVNLTAKTAQTLTVKTYSTAPMQVLRVEHDLQGFPPAVLETLKPGREYKVKLDLDPATMPKGAVQGTLKIHTDSTKVPFITVPIDGTIQ
- a CDS encoding VCBS repeat-containing protein, which encodes MLLSVFLPVLALGQSPDAAAPSDAATAAAAVAPPAPNAPNAAIAPAGQAGPDTGAPAQDRAAAAKSAEEARRKARAAAFEPPDGKWLVDEEGRSYFMRIRPKSETFRRMSETRIRIPYGGEYDLAGEDEENFWIKIYRPSDEPVVSAKLPQGLRTPTPEELAASAATFTAPLSEVDRLRFRSFDAGLPTTGLWRNGFDLADLDGDGEIDFVHGPPRRSGDQPRVFRGDGHGSWTPYRAAVPPGLLDYGDIKVADFNGDGKPDLAAASHLRGISVFIGDGAGKWTSWGEGLDFVVPRAGYDGSGFSSRRLEVLDWNRDGRPDLLALSEGPKLALLTTGPDPKLPSGVTTAAFGPRLYLNNGDGTWTTLAEAAGRAEIFGDDLAVADFDANGSVDFLTSTNAMSRHDLLYLQGDKVGGPWVPVSPPLRPSAYVNAVAAGDFDSDGRSDIAMSYTSFELGVTRVGVDVYLGRGDAKGGKAGKWERRAVLAREGRTGFSALDAGDLDGDKLVDLVATDHDGAMEILLGDGKGSFAREVSPETQQPRSDCRGYGLRILDLDRDGSSEIVASYAGESNPLYAPDRCSKRGGVAAWTRDLPK